Proteins encoded together in one Bacteroidota bacterium window:
- a CDS encoding ATP-binding cassette domain-containing protein — MDSSTIISLDQVTVYQQHNMVLSNVSFTVNKGEFVYLVGKTGSGKSSLMRTLYADVPLTKGSADVAGYNLNTIRRKEIPYLRRKLGIVFQDFQLLYDRSVNDNLLFVLRATGWSDKKKMADRAQEVLDKVGLATKGHKLPHELSGGEQQRVAIARALLNDPEVILADEPTGNLDPDTSEGIIRLLKDISNNGRAVVVATHDVLQIQRNPSRTLRCENGAVSDTASASTE; from the coding sequence ATGGATTCATCCACCATCATTTCGCTCGATCAGGTTACTGTGTATCAGCAGCACAATATGGTGTTGTCTAACGTAAGTTTCACAGTAAACAAAGGCGAGTTTGTGTATCTGGTGGGTAAAACCGGTTCAGGCAAAAGCAGCCTTATGCGCACGCTTTATGCCGATGTACCGCTCACAAAAGGCAGTGCCGATGTGGCCGGATATAACCTCAACACCATTCGCCGGAAAGAAATCCCTTACCTGCGCCGCAAACTCGGCATTGTGTTTCAGGATTTTCAGCTGCTGTATGATCGAAGTGTAAACGACAACCTGCTTTTTGTGCTGCGCGCCACCGGCTGGAGCGACAAAAAGAAAATGGCCGACCGCGCGCAGGAAGTGCTTGACAAAGTGGGCCTCGCCACCAAAGGCCACAAGCTCCCGCACGAACTTTCGGGTGGCGAACAGCAGCGTGTAGCCATTGCCCGCGCATTGCTGAATGACCCAGAAGTTATTCTGGCCGACGAACCCACCGGCAATCTCGACCCGGATACATCCGAAGGAATTATTCGTTTGCTTAAAGACATCAGCAATAACGGCCGCGCCGTGGTGGTAGCCACGCACGACGTGCTGCAGATTCAGCGCAACCCTTCGCGCACGCTGCGCTGCGAAAACGGCGCCGTATCAGACACCGCCTCAGCAAGCACTGAATAA